From a region of the Balaenoptera ricei isolate mBalRic1 chromosome 11, mBalRic1.hap2, whole genome shotgun sequence genome:
- the PAQR8 gene encoding membrane progestin receptor beta: protein MTTAILERLSTLSVSGQHLRRLPKILEDGLPKMPGTVPETDVPQLFREPYIHAGYRPTGHEWRYYFFSLFQKHNEVVNVWTHLLAALAVLLRFWAFVEAEGLPWTSAHALPLLLYVLSSITYLTFSLLAHLLQSKSELSHYTFYFVDYVGVSVYQYGSALVHFFYTSDQAWYEHFWLFFLPAAAFCGWLSCAGCCYAKYRYRRPYPVMRKICQVVPAGLAFILDISPVAHRVVLCHLSGCQEQAVWYHSLQIVFFLVSAYFFSCPVPEKYFPGSCDIVGHGHQIFHAFLSVCTLSQLEAILLDYKGRQEVFLQRHSPLSIYVACLSFLFLVACSAATAAFLRQKIKARLTKKDS from the coding sequence ATGACGACTGCCATCCTGGAGCGTCTGAGCACCCTGTCCGTGAGTGGACAGCATCTGCGCCGCCTGCCCAAGATTTTGGAGGATGGGCTGCCCAAGATGCCGGGCACCGTCCCGGAGACCGACGTGCCCCAGCTCTTCCGGGAGCCCTACATCCATGCTGGGTACCGCCCCACCGGCCACGAGTGGCGTTACTACTTCTTCAGCCTCTTTCAGAAACACAACGAGGTGGTCAACGTCTGGACCCACTTGTTGGCGGCTCTGGCCGTCCTCTTGCGGTTCTGGGCCTTTGTGGAGGCCGAGGGCCTGCCGTGGACCTCTGCCCACGCCCTGCCCCTGCTCCTCTACGTCCTGTCCTCCATCACTTACCTCACCTTCAGCCTCCTGGCCCACCTGCTGCAGTCCAAGTCCGAGCTCTCCCACTACACCTTCTACTTTGTGGACTATGTGGGCGTGAGCGTTTACCAGTACGGCAGTGCCTTGGTCCACTTCTTCTACACCTCTGACCAGGCCTGGTACGAGCACTTCTGGCTTTTCTTCCTGCCCGCAGCCGCCTTCTGTGGCTGGTTATCTTGCGCCGGCTGCTGCTACGCTAAGTACCGTTACCGCAGGCCTTACCCAGTCATGAGGAAGATCTGTCAGGTGGTGCCGGCGGGGCTGGCCTTCATCCTGGACATCAGCCCCGTGGCACATCGCGTGGTTCTGTGCCACCTGTCTGGCTGCCAGGAGCAGGCGGTCTGGTACCACTCCCTCCAGATCGTCTTCTTCCTGGTCAGTGCCTACTTCTTCTCCTGCCCGGTTCCGGAGAAGTACTTCCCGGGTTCCTGTGACATCGTGGGCCACGGGCATCAGATCTTCCACGCCTTTCTGTCTGTCTGCACACTGTCCCAGCTGGAGGCCATCCTCCTAGACTACAAGGGGCGACAGGAGGTCTTCCTGCAACGCCACAGCCCCCTGTCCATCTACGTGGCCTGCCTCTCATTCCTCTTCTTGGTCGCCTGCAGTGCGGCCACTGCAGCCTTCTTGAGGCAAAAAATCAAGGCCAGACTGACCAAGAAAGATTCTTGA